The Streptococcus oralis genome segment GAGTTTTTTATTATCAATTGTTAGACGAAAGGGAAGAGCAACTGATTAACAAAGCTGGGACAGAGTCTTTTCATGTGTTTATCGGGCTCATTCTGCTAAGTTATTTGGTGGCAGTATTAGCACCTGCTCTTTTTAATCCTAATATTCTTCTAGTTACCCTTCTTTTGGGAATTTTCTTCTTTTTCAATCGTGCACGACAACTTGGAGTGACCTACTATAGTCGTTTTCATTTTACGATTGTAGGGTGTTTGCTGGTAACTCTCGCTATTACGACTCTCTTGATGTTGCAAAATTATCAATTCAATGTCGAAATTTATCAGCACAATCCTCTGAACGTTAAATACTTGTCTGCTTGGGTCATTACTTATCTGATTTACCTTCCTTGGGTTTTTATCGGCAATCTTGGGCTTAAAAGTTATGGCGAATGGGCTCAAAAAAAGTTTGAGCAAGATATGGATGAACTTGAGAATGGAGAATAGCTTGTTAGCTTTTTATCAATCTCGGTAAAATGTGTTATAATAGTACTAATTTATCGGACGGTGTGAAAGTGGTAGAATACGTTCATACCTTTGTAAAGTAGGAAGAAGGAAAACAGATGTATCCAGATGATAGTTTGACATTGCACACGGACTTGTACCAGATTAACATGATGCAAGTTTACTTTGACCAAGGAATTCACAATAAGAAGGCGGTTTTTGAGGTTTACTTCCGCCAGCAACCGTTTAATAACGGCTATGCGGTTTTTGCTGGTTTGGAAAGAATTGTACATTATCTTGAAGACTTACGCTTTTCAGATAGCGATATTGCCTACTTGGAGACGCTTGGGTATCATGGAGAATTCTTGGATTACCTACGAAATCTCAAGTTAGAACTAACGGTTCGTTCTGCTCAGGAAGGGGACTTGGTTTTTGCTAATGAGCCGATTGTGCAGGTTGAAGGACCTCTAGCCCAATGTCAATTGGTCGAAACGGCTCTCTTAAACATCGTTAACTTTCAAACCTTGATAGCAACCAAGGCAGCACGTATTCGTTCGGTCATTGAGGATGAACCCTTGATGGAGTTCGGGACACGTCGTGCGCAAGAAATGGATGCAGCTATCTGGGGAACACGCGCAGCCGTGATTGGTGGCGCCAATGGAACCAGCAACGTGCGAGCAGGGAAGCTCTTTGGTATTCCAGTCCTAGGAACCCACGCCCATGCCTTGGTACAGGTTTATGGAAACGACTATGAGGCCTTTAAGGCCTATGCAGCGACCCATCGTGATTGTGTCTTTCTTGTGGATACCTATGACACTCTTCGTATCGGTGTGCCAGCTGCTATTCAGGTGGCGCGTGAACTGGGTGATCAGATTAACTTTATGGGTGTGCGGATTGACTCTGGGGATATTGCCTATATTTCCAAGAAAGTTCGTCAACAGTTGGATGAGGCTGGATATCCAGATGCTAAGATTTACGCTTCTAATGATCTTGATGAAAATACTATTCTCAACCTCAAGATGCAACACGCTAAAATTGATGTCTGGGGTGTTGGGACCAAGCTGATTACGGCTTATGACCAGCCTGCTCTTGGCGCAGTTTATAAGATTGTTGCTATTGAAGATGAAAATGGTAAGATGCGCAACACCATCAAGCTTTCAAGCAATGCTGAAAAAGTGTCGACGCCAGGTAAGAAGCAGGTATGGCGCATTACCAGTCGTGAAAAAGGCAAGTCAGAAGGTGACTACATCACCTATGATGGTGTGGATGTGAGTGGCATGACAGAAATCAAGATGTTCCATCCAACTTATACCTACATCAAAAAGACCGTTCGTAATTTTGATGCCGTTCCTCTCTTGGTGGATATCTTTAAAGAAGGGAAATTGGTTTACGATTTGCCTAGTTTGACTGAGATTCAGTCCTATGCTCGCAAAGAATTTGACAAGCTTTGGGATGAGTATAAACGGGTACTCAATCCGCAACACTATCCAGTGGACTTGGCGCGTGATATTTGGCAAGATAAGATGGATTTAATTGATAAGATGCGCAAAGAAGCCCTTGGTGAAGGAGAAGAAGAATGAGTTTGCAAGAGACCATTATCCAGCAACTGGGTGTCAAGCCAGTGATTGATGCCCAGGAAGAAATTCGTCGTTCGATTGATTTCTTAAAGAGATACTTGGAAAAACACCCCTTCCTTAAAACCTTTGTACTTGGAATTTCTGGAGGTCAGGACTCAACCTTAGCAGGGCGCTTGGCGCAATTAGCGATGGAAGAAATACGGGCAGAGACAGGAGATGACAGCTACCAATTTATCGCTGTCCGCCTGCCATACGGAGTGCAAGCAGATGAAGCAGATGCTCAAAAAGCTCTTGCTTTCATCCAGCCAGATATCAGCTTGGTTGTGAATATCAAGGAATCAGCTGATGCCATGACAGCTGCAGTCGAAGCGACAGGAAGCACTGTTTCAGACTTCAACAAGGGAAATATCAAGGCTCGTAGTCGTATGATTGCCCAATATGCCCTTGCGGGTGCCCATAGTGGAGCGGTCATTGGAACAGACCATGCTGCAGAAAATATCACAGGCTTTTTTACCAAGTTTGGTGACGGTGGTGCAGACATTCTCCCTCTTTACCGCCTCAATAAACGCCAAGGAAAACAACTCTTGAAGGAGCTTGGTGCAGACCCAGCCCTTTATGAAAAAATCCCAACAGCAGATTTGGAAGAAGAAAAACCAGGTATTGCAGACGAAGTAGCCTTGGGAGTCACTTATGAAGAGATTGATGACTACCTAGAAGGAAAAACAATCAGCCCAGAAGCCCAAGCGACTATCGAAAACTGGTGGCACAAAGGCCAACACAAACGCCACCTACCAATCACCGTCTTTGATCACTTTTGGGAGTAAAAAGGTCCTGTGGACCTTTTTACCCTGAGCCTAGAAATGAGAAAGCGAGGAAGGTCCGGGGGACCTTTTTAGCTTGAGCCTTAAGCTTAGAAAGCGAGGTAACATTATGAAAGCAATCGGTACGCAAATATTACAGACAGAACGTTTGATTTTGAGAAGATTTGTGGAGAGTGATGCGGAAGCCATGTTTCAAAATTGGGCTTCATCTGCTGAGAATCTGACCTATGTCACCTGGAATCCTCATCCTGATGTTGAGGTGACTCGGAACTCGATTCGAAATTGGGTTTCCTCCTATGAAAATCCCAACTATTACAAATGGGCTATTTGTCTCAAAGAAAACCCTGAGCAAGTGATAGGAGATATCAGCATCGTTGAAATGGATGAGATTGACTCTAGCTGTGAAATTGGCTATGTGCTAGGCAAGGA includes the following:
- a CDS encoding GNAT family N-acetyltransferase — its product is MKAIGTQILQTERLILRRFVESDAEAMFQNWASSAENLTYVTWNPHPDVEVTRNSIRNWVSSYENPNYYKWAICLKENPEQVIGDISIVEMDEIDSSCEIGYVLGKEYWGRGMMTEALKAVLDFCFTQAGFQKVRARYASLNPASGRVMEKAGMSYLKTITNGVERKDYVADLIYYQISREDR
- a CDS encoding nicotinate phosphoribosyltransferase; its protein translation is MYPDDSLTLHTDLYQINMMQVYFDQGIHNKKAVFEVYFRQQPFNNGYAVFAGLERIVHYLEDLRFSDSDIAYLETLGYHGEFLDYLRNLKLELTVRSAQEGDLVFANEPIVQVEGPLAQCQLVETALLNIVNFQTLIATKAARIRSVIEDEPLMEFGTRRAQEMDAAIWGTRAAVIGGANGTSNVRAGKLFGIPVLGTHAHALVQVYGNDYEAFKAYAATHRDCVFLVDTYDTLRIGVPAAIQVARELGDQINFMGVRIDSGDIAYISKKVRQQLDEAGYPDAKIYASNDLDENTILNLKMQHAKIDVWGVGTKLITAYDQPALGAVYKIVAIEDENGKMRNTIKLSSNAEKVSTPGKKQVWRITSREKGKSEGDYITYDGVDVSGMTEIKMFHPTYTYIKKTVRNFDAVPLLVDIFKEGKLVYDLPSLTEIQSYARKEFDKLWDEYKRVLNPQHYPVDLARDIWQDKMDLIDKMRKEALGEGEEE
- the nadE gene encoding ammonia-dependent NAD(+) synthetase — its product is MSLQETIIQQLGVKPVIDAQEEIRRSIDFLKRYLEKHPFLKTFVLGISGGQDSTLAGRLAQLAMEEIRAETGDDSYQFIAVRLPYGVQADEADAQKALAFIQPDISLVVNIKESADAMTAAVEATGSTVSDFNKGNIKARSRMIAQYALAGAHSGAVIGTDHAAENITGFFTKFGDGGADILPLYRLNKRQGKQLLKELGADPALYEKIPTADLEEEKPGIADEVALGVTYEEIDDYLEGKTISPEAQATIENWWHKGQHKRHLPITVFDHFWE
- a CDS encoding DUF6773 family protein encodes the protein MKNRVFYYQLLDEREEQLINKAGTESFHVFIGLILLSYLVAVLAPALFNPNILLVTLLLGIFFFFNRARQLGVTYYSRFHFTIVGCLLVTLAITTLLMLQNYQFNVEIYQHNPLNVKYLSAWVITYLIYLPWVFIGNLGLKSYGEWAQKKFEQDMDELENGE